A part of Stegostoma tigrinum isolate sSteTig4 chromosome 6, sSteTig4.hap1, whole genome shotgun sequence genomic DNA contains:
- the lrrc32 gene encoding transforming growth factor beta activator LRRC32 codes for MERFFLLLIAVRTVTTTSRPMDFHPCQTIEAEALCQNRDLNIIPTGLPFDIWKLDLSVNRIKRLTVENLTLYNSIQYLDLQSNHLEFIQPGTFASLSHLEVLNLANNLLDLSKYGLGRLPYVKRLELSGNSLYTDAVEDFLKEAPFLEELSLARNSITKLSDHTFRGSPSLTHVNLQHNIIIEIESGAFQSLANLSVLDLAMNSIPCISDFDLKQLQVLNLSKNSIEHFLMAESEEEYSLQWLDLSDNNLLYFPAFPRRNRLQHLDLSRNSVQGLSLPPSHLEGTLNRKLQTNVTKSSLSLHLTELVYLDLSYNEITSIPWEFFRSMNSLRFLNLSRNCLHSFVIGEANVLNSLVNLDLGSNALLNLSLARGSLNHLDHLHLQDNQLQNLPSNIFRGLNRIRIISLCNNNVNICWGTHWPMDHEHGCIIFSQINTLRYLYLHNNNIKYLPPHAFHQTPLVELDLSMNPGMQVHPEALSDLEASLTNLSLKGNRLLSLAVNLSRLSSLRTLDVSENQLTELTISSRSLSLETVDLRNNQFSTLQQTSMELLNGTLCNLLLSGNPFDCCRSTGIRWLTWVNVPDKWSVLCHYQTKDGYLQAQLFSPRPSLCQEDTRDWATWSLLLMILMIVVFLTIVVALGCCLARRQKVKRMFLHHVKA; via the coding sequence ATAGAGGCAGAAGCATTATGCCAGAACAGAGACCTTAACATAATCCCCACGGGTCTCCCTTTCGACATATGGAAACTGGATTTATCTGTTAATCGCATTAAGAGGTTGACAGTGGAGAATCTGACTCTGTACAACTCCATTCAGTACCTGGATTTACAATCTAACCACCTGGAGTTTATCCAACCAGGGACCTTTGCCAGTCTGTCTCACCTGGAGGTGCTTAACCTTGCAAACAATCTCTTGGATCTCAGCAAATATGGGCTTGGCAGGCTACCATATGTGAAAAGGTTGGAGCTGTCTGGTAACAGTTTGTATACTGACGCCGTTGAGGATTTTCTGAAAGAGGCGCCCTTTCTCGAAGAGCTGTCCTTGGCGAGGAACAGCATCACCAAGCTCTCGGACCACACCTTCCGAGGGTCCCCGTCTTTGACCCATGTAAACCTACAGCACAACATCATCATTGAGATTGAGTCGGGGGCGTTTCAATCGCTGGCCAACCTGTCTGTGCTCGATCTGGCCATGAACTCCATACCCTGCATCTCTGACTTCGACCTCAAGCAACTTCAGGTCTTGAACTTGAGTAAGAACAGCATTGAACACTTCCTCATGGCTGAATCGGAGGAGGAGTACTCCCTGCAGTGGTTGGATCTCAGTGATAACAATTTGCTCTATTTTCCGGCTTTTCCCAGGAGAAACCGCCTCCAGCACCTTGACCTGTCACGGAATTCAGTTCAAGGGCTTTCCTTACCACCCTCCCATCTGGAAGGAACCCTGAATCGGAAACTGCAAACAAATGTGACCAAGTCCTCCCTGTCTCTCCACTTGACTGAATTGGTCTATTTGGATCTAAGCTACAATGAGATAACCTCCATCCCATGGGAATTCTTCCGAAGCATGAACTCATTGAGGTTCCTGAACCTCAGCAGGAACTGCTTGCATAGTTTCGTCATCGGTGAAGCCAATGTGCTGAACTCGCTGGTCAACCTCGACTTGGGTTCCAACGCTTTGCTGAACCTGTCACTGGCCAGGGGCAGCCTCAACCACCTGGACCATCTGCACCTTCAAGACAACCAACTGCAGAATCTACCTTCCAATATCTTCAGGGGCCTGAACAGGATTCGGATCATTAGCCTTTGTAACAACAATGTGAACATTTGTTGGGGCACCCATTGGCCCATGGACCATGAGCATGGGTGCATAATTTTCTCCCAAATCAATACACTTAGGTATTTATATCTGCATAACAACAACATTAAGTACTTGCCTCCTCATGCCTTTCATCAAACTCCACTTGTAGAGCTGGACCTTTCTATGAATCCTGGAATGCAGGTTCATCCTGAGGCTCTGTCCGATCTGGAGGCTTCATTGACCAACCTGTCTTTGAAAGGCAATAGGCTTCTTTCATTGGCTGTGAACCTTTCACGTCTTTCCAGTCTCCGGACACTGGACGTGTCGGAGAACCAGTTGACTGAGCTTACCATCTCCAGCAGGAGCTTGTCGCTAGAAACTGTGGATCTGCGCAACAACCAGTTCAGCACTTTGCAGCAGACCTCCATGGAGCTGCTGAATGGGACCCTCTGCAACCTGCTGCTCTCTGGCAACCCATTTGACTGTTGCCGGTCCACCGGAATCCGGTGGCTGACGTGGGTCAACGTGCCAGACAAGTGGTCCGTGCTGTGCCATTaccagaccaaagatggatactTGCAAGCACAATTGTTTAGCCCACGGCCCAGTCTCTGCCAAGAGGACACACGAGATTGGGCGACGTGGAGTCTTTTATTGATGATATTAATGATCGTAGTATTTCTCACCATTGTCGTAGCTCTGGGATGCTGCCTGGCACGAAGGCAGAAGGTCAAAAGGATGTTCCTTCATCATGTAAAAGCCTAG